From Companilactobacillus heilongjiangensis, one genomic window encodes:
- a CDS encoding NAD(P)H-binding protein: MQKTFVNGVDGNFGKLVAEYVQQLIPKERLVFTAPDESKLKIYADQGIQTAVADFNSPESLAKVYAHADKVLLISMPFVGEKRRKAHKNFVDACVKAGVRQVIYTSVLSAGNPFNPSVENADHGYTESIIQNTDLDYIFLRNSLFAEAFISDYMRAVDSHEDTIEKNMGDGRVWFISRRDAALSAACALNDDFYHRAVLNINGHEPFTYNKFLEVGNKETGNNIKYVKKTDQELYDYFDSVGVPRNTDGDFSKSPIQATSDGMVTFGTTVREGYLDVPVSDFCRLTGHEPITVKYMFEHKDDFLLGDRHSTEK, translated from the coding sequence ATGCAAAAAACTTTTGTTAACGGTGTCGATGGTAATTTTGGAAAATTGGTTGCTGAGTATGTTCAGCAATTGATTCCTAAGGAAAGATTAGTATTCACCGCACCTGATGAAAGCAAATTAAAGATTTATGCCGACCAAGGTATTCAAACGGCCGTAGCAGATTTCAATTCACCTGAAAGTTTAGCAAAAGTTTATGCTCACGCTGATAAAGTTTTATTGATTTCGATGCCTTTTGTTGGTGAGAAGCGTCGTAAAGCTCATAAAAATTTTGTGGATGCTTGTGTAAAAGCAGGAGTTAGACAGGTTATTTATACGTCGGTTTTATCCGCTGGAAATCCTTTTAACCCAAGTGTCGAGAATGCGGATCACGGTTATACGGAATCTATAATTCAAAATACGGATTTAGATTATATTTTCTTACGTAATTCTCTCTTTGCTGAGGCATTTATTTCAGATTATATGCGTGCGGTTGATAGTCACGAAGATACGATTGAGAAAAATATGGGTGACGGACGTGTTTGGTTTATTTCTAGACGTGATGCAGCCTTGAGTGCAGCTTGTGCATTAAATGATGACTTTTATCATAGAGCAGTTTTGAATATTAATGGTCACGAGCCATTTACGTATAATAAATTCTTGGAAGTTGGCAATAAGGAGACTGGCAACAATATAAAGTATGTTAAGAAAACTGACCAAGAATTATATGATTATTTTGATAGCGTTGGCGTTCCTAGAAATACTGATGGTGATTTTTCTAAGAGCCCAATTCAGGCCACTTCCGATGGAATGGTTACATTTGGTACGACTGTTCGTGAAGGATATCTGGATGTTCCAGTCAGTGATTTTTGTAGATTGACGGGACATGAACCAATTACTGTAAAATATATGTTTGAGCATAAGGATGATTTCTTGTTAGGAGATCGTCATTCGACAGAAAAATAG
- a CDS encoding serine hydrolase translates to MVVLLAGGLGYYFNNSYASSGNDNAKTNQVIKKKQRIIKHNLTSYLNSVTKDGTASVSFYNLGATEDSDAADGKYADVYKKGSLQVEANAHTAQTAASTYKLYIAAFLMNQKLNGNFSWTDSNVDGFNRMIVESANDFSENQIDIYGADILNEFAGNQGWYSGVFQSGQGTLTTSYSLQLLLQDLESGTGVFKNKSDQAKILKLMGKQIYRDGIPAGAAAADAGTTVQDKVGFLDDVNNDAGIVTMPDGQKYILVILTNGHNQSKFSGFPRIAKITKNVQQIVYGSDAGTKIVNY, encoded by the coding sequence GTGGTGGTTCTGCTAGCAGGAGGACTAGGTTACTATTTCAATAATTCTTATGCCTCAAGTGGTAATGATAATGCCAAAACTAATCAAGTGATTAAAAAGAAGCAGCGCATTATCAAACACAATTTGACGAGTTATTTGAACAGTGTGACTAAAGATGGCACGGCTAGTGTTAGTTTTTATAATTTAGGCGCTACTGAGGATAGTGATGCGGCCGATGGCAAGTATGCTGACGTTTATAAGAAGGGTAGCTTGCAAGTAGAGGCTAATGCTCACACCGCACAAACCGCTGCTAGTACGTATAAACTTTACATTGCGGCGTTTCTAATGAATCAAAAGTTGAACGGCAATTTTAGTTGGACGGATTCTAATGTAGATGGATTCAATCGAATGATTGTTGAAAGTGCAAATGATTTTTCGGAAAATCAAATTGATATTTATGGCGCAGATATTCTGAATGAGTTTGCTGGCAATCAAGGCTGGTACTCAGGCGTTTTCCAGTCTGGTCAAGGAACACTGACGACGAGTTATAGTTTGCAGCTGTTGTTGCAAGACCTCGAGTCAGGCACAGGTGTGTTTAAAAACAAATCCGATCAAGCCAAGATTTTAAAATTGATGGGAAAACAAATTTATCGTGATGGAATTCCTGCTGGGGCTGCCGCAGCTGATGCTGGGACAACTGTGCAAGATAAAGTTGGTTTTCTCGATGACGTCAATAATGATGCGGGGATTGTGACGATGCCAGATGGTCAGAAGTATATTCTGGTTATTTTAACTAATGGTCATAATCAAAGCAAATTTAGTGGGTTCCCAAGGATTGCTAAAATTACGAAAAATGTGCAGCAGATTGTTTACGGATCGGATGCTGGAACTAAAATTGTTAACTATTAA
- a CDS encoding SDR family oxidoreductase: protein MNNEVVVLFGAGAIGEAIVRRVAAGRKLLLADYSEDKLDTMKQNLSEAGFSVETIKADLSSRASIKEVVEKAKLLGEIMGLVNAAGVSPSQASAEQVLKVDLYGTSVLLEEFGKVMAPGGAGIVISSQSGHRLPGLSVEDNQALAMTPTEDLLNLPILQPDVITDSLAAYQYAKRTNVLRVAAESVKWQKREARINAISPGIIMTPLALDELNGPRGAGYKKMFDSMVTKRPGTPDEIAGLAELLMDRRSAFITGSDFLADGGITAQYWYGDVSEVRN, encoded by the coding sequence TTGAACAATGAAGTAGTCGTATTATTTGGTGCTGGTGCAATTGGTGAAGCAATCGTCAGAAGAGTGGCAGCTGGTCGAAAGCTGTTGTTGGCGGATTACAGCGAAGATAAATTAGATACAATGAAACAAAATTTGAGTGAAGCAGGTTTTTCAGTTGAAACTATTAAAGCTGATCTTTCTTCAAGAGCCTCCATTAAAGAAGTAGTGGAAAAAGCTAAATTGCTTGGTGAAATCATGGGCCTAGTTAATGCAGCCGGAGTTTCACCTTCACAAGCTAGTGCTGAACAAGTGTTGAAAGTTGATTTGTACGGTACATCAGTTTTATTAGAAGAATTTGGAAAAGTTATGGCGCCTGGTGGAGCTGGAATTGTGATTTCTTCACAGTCAGGACATCGATTGCCAGGTTTATCAGTTGAAGATAATCAGGCCTTGGCAATGACACCGACTGAAGACTTGCTGAATTTACCAATCTTACAACCAGATGTCATTACCGATTCCTTAGCAGCTTATCAATATGCTAAACGGACGAATGTTTTACGAGTAGCGGCTGAATCTGTTAAGTGGCAGAAACGTGAGGCCAGAATAAATGCCATCAGTCCAGGAATCATTATGACACCATTAGCTTTGGATGAATTGAATGGACCTCGTGGAGCTGGATATAAAAAGATGTTTGATTCGATGGTAACAAAACGACCCGGAACTCCAGATGAAATTGCTGGTTTGGCTGAATTGTTGATGGACCGTCGCAGTGCCTTTATTACTGGTAGTGATTTCTTAGCAGATGGTGGAATTACAGCACAATATTGGTATGGTGATGTTTCAGAAGTTAGAAATTAA
- the pepI gene encoding proline iminopeptidase: MKIQTGYMPFREYKTYYRIVGDLNSEKTPLLLLHGGPGSTHNYFEVFDQLAEETGRPIIMYDQLGCGKSSIPDDKDLWKADTWVDELKTLREYLGLKQVHLLGQSWGGMLAIIYMCDHNPQGVKSLILASTLSSSRLWAQEQHRMIKFMSPEDQAAITQAESTANYTAPGYLKANEHFMLQHASGPITEQSPEFLRRPKISGKTSYVTAWGPNEYFPTGNLKDYDYTDKLKNITTPTLVTSGTDDLCTPLVAKTMVDQLPSVEWTLFAHSRHMAFIDETASYMKRLNKWLAKND, translated from the coding sequence TTGAAAATCCAAACAGGCTACATGCCATTTCGTGAATACAAAACTTATTATCGAATTGTCGGGGATTTGAACTCCGAAAAGACGCCATTATTGCTATTACACGGCGGTCCTGGGTCCACTCACAATTATTTTGAAGTCTTTGACCAATTAGCCGAAGAAACTGGGCGACCAATAATTATGTATGATCAACTTGGTTGTGGAAAATCCAGTATTCCTGATGATAAGGACCTGTGGAAAGCTGATACTTGGGTAGATGAGTTGAAAACTTTGCGAGAATATTTAGGTCTAAAACAAGTTCATTTGTTAGGTCAATCTTGGGGCGGGATGTTAGCGATAATTTACATGTGCGACCATAACCCTCAAGGTGTGAAAAGTTTGATTCTTGCCAGCACTTTGTCTTCGTCCAGATTGTGGGCTCAAGAACAGCATCGGATGATTAAATTCATGTCGCCAGAAGATCAAGCAGCAATCACCCAAGCAGAGTCAACGGCAAATTATACTGCTCCAGGATATTTAAAAGCTAATGAACATTTCATGTTACAACATGCCTCAGGACCTATCACAGAGCAGTCTCCGGAGTTTTTACGTCGTCCAAAAATCAGTGGGAAAACGTCTTATGTTACCGCTTGGGGTCCAAATGAATATTTTCCAACTGGTAATTTGAAGGATTATGATTACACGGATAAGTTGAAAAATATCACCACGCCAACTTTGGTAACGAGTGGAACTGACGATTTATGTACGCCGTTAGTTGCTAAAACAATGGTCGATCAGTTGCCAAGTGTTGAATGGACTTTGTTTGCTCACAGCCGTCATATGGCATTTATTGATGAAACTGCTTCTTATATGAAACGATTGAATAAATGGTTAGCTAAAAATGATTGA
- a CDS encoding SDR family NAD(P)-dependent oxidoreductase: MTKTWMITGTSSGFGKELAQVVAKQAGTNLVATARKEADLAYLDAFDATRVAKVIMDVTNEEQVQAGVAVAKDKFGGIDVLVNNAGLGYFGTIEESNEKDVRQMFEVNVFGLGNVTKSVLPIMRVQKQGVIINISSALGVTSLPTLGWYSATKFAVEGYSNALRQEVAPLGIQVMNVEPSGARTKWNAGKTAPVEIADYSKFAGMVDGASNGVTQAPGSPELIAKTIFDMATDNKVVPDHLPLGTFATDGMKKELTNTLKDVDKYHDISVGIDQ; the protein is encoded by the coding sequence ATGACAAAAACATGGATGATTACAGGAACTTCAAGTGGATTTGGTAAGGAATTGGCTCAGGTCGTCGCCAAACAAGCAGGCACTAACTTGGTAGCGACTGCTCGTAAAGAGGCTGATTTGGCATATTTGGACGCATTTGATGCAACACGTGTGGCTAAGGTGATTATGGATGTGACGAATGAAGAGCAAGTTCAAGCCGGAGTTGCGGTAGCCAAGGATAAATTTGGCGGGATTGATGTATTGGTCAATAACGCTGGTTTAGGATATTTTGGAACAATTGAGGAAAGTAACGAAAAAGATGTTCGCCAAATGTTTGAGGTTAATGTTTTTGGATTGGGTAATGTGACAAAGTCAGTTTTGCCAATTATGCGGGTACAAAAGCAAGGGGTAATTATTAACATTTCGTCCGCATTAGGTGTTACTTCGTTGCCAACTTTAGGTTGGTACAGTGCAACTAAATTTGCGGTGGAAGGTTATTCCAACGCTTTGCGCCAAGAAGTTGCTCCATTGGGTATTCAGGTGATGAACGTTGAGCCTAGTGGTGCCAGAACTAAATGGAATGCTGGAAAGACTGCCCCAGTTGAAATTGCAGATTATAGTAAATTTGCTGGAATGGTCGATGGTGCTTCAAATGGTGTCACGCAAGCACCTGGAAGTCCGGAATTAATTGCCAAAACAATTTTTGACATGGCTACAGATAATAAAGTTGTGCCGGATCACTTGCCATTGGGAACTTTTGCGACTGATGGGATGAAAAAAGAACTTACTAATACTTTGAAAGACGTTGATAAATATCACGATATTTCCGTTGGTATTGATCAATAG
- a CDS encoding CAP domain-containing protein yields MTKSTAIVAALAMATTGVLAFSTKANAATVATVHSGVVARLYTPQGAKISNRALSPNSAWQVGKILTINGEKMYQVSTNEYLRAADSSLNGQQQSHAPRLAGKAMSMLALYRDDTNSMANRSLAPNSEWAIGKYVVNKNGQQFVQVSTHEYADASKLMYTQPMTNSTYIADFGTNTKFSDFAVVGSGNLGTNGDSSSETDTSTDNNQGSTSTSTSTDPDIDPSLNADVKVGTNGLTYEQIHKRYPKVEDVMSAMMGTINAERKSRGLSTLVEDPTLDAIAARRAQEVSTNFTHYDSSGKTIFYEYLKQEKPELSGQGENLILLPWKDLTDQTAQGYADVAMDNYRGEGTNATWNHYLTIINPNAKSVGIGICESPDGNIYSVEDFAR; encoded by the coding sequence ATGACTAAATCAACAGCCATCGTAGCCGCTTTAGCAATGGCAACAACTGGAGTACTAGCTTTTTCAACGAAAGCTAACGCTGCGACTGTTGCGACGGTTCATTCTGGGGTAGTTGCTCGTTTGTACACACCACAAGGGGCTAAAATTAGTAACCGAGCTTTGTCACCAAATTCTGCCTGGCAAGTTGGTAAAATTTTGACAATCAATGGCGAAAAGATGTATCAAGTTTCAACTAATGAATATCTTCGTGCTGCTGATTCTTCTCTTAATGGTCAACAACAAAGTCATGCGCCAAGATTAGCTGGAAAAGCTATGAGTATGTTGGCACTTTATCGTGATGATACTAACAGTATGGCCAACCGTTCATTGGCACCTAACTCAGAATGGGCAATCGGTAAATATGTCGTTAACAAAAATGGTCAACAATTTGTGCAAGTTTCAACGCATGAATACGCTGATGCATCTAAATTGATGTACACACAACCTATGACTAACTCAACTTATATCGCTGACTTTGGTACAAATACTAAGTTCTCCGACTTTGCGGTCGTTGGTTCAGGTAATTTGGGTACTAATGGTGATAGTTCATCTGAAACGGATACAAGTACTGATAATAACCAAGGTTCAACATCAACAAGTACTTCCACGGATCCTGATATTGACCCTAGTTTAAATGCTGACGTTAAAGTTGGTACGAATGGGTTAACGTATGAACAAATTCATAAAAGATATCCTAAAGTAGAAGATGTTATGTCGGCAATGATGGGTACAATTAATGCTGAACGTAAGTCACGTGGATTATCTACCTTGGTAGAAGATCCCACTTTGGATGCAATTGCAGCCAGACGTGCACAAGAAGTTTCAACAAACTTTACTCATTATGATTCTTCAGGTAAAACTATTTTCTACGAATACTTAAAGCAAGAAAAGCCAGAGTTGAGTGGACAAGGTGAGAACCTGATTTTGCTACCATGGAAAGATTTAACTGATCAAACGGCGCAAGGATATGCCGATGTTGCTATGGACAATTATCGTGGTGAGGGAACAAATGCTACATGGAATCACTACTTAACTATTATTAATCCAAATGCAAAATCAGTTGGTATTGGAATTTGTGAATCACCAGATGGAAATATATATTCAGTTGAAGACTTTGCTAGATAA
- a CDS encoding SLAP domain-containing protein: MKFTKSAVLAAALLMAATGAVTSLSSNTTEADAATVATVKSGVTAQLYNSNGAWVTDRALAQNTKWRVGTISKIAGVTMYQVATNEYLRASDSVLSGQPQQAPSSSLVATLGNNGAPLYFSATKGDPAHYQTLGANSAWRVSHVVNNGKDTFYEVGLGTFVNAKDAQLNKTPSNVETIGFEPYLGLR; the protein is encoded by the coding sequence ATGAAATTTACAAAATCAGCAGTACTAGCAGCTGCATTATTAATGGCAGCAACAGGAGCAGTAACAAGTTTATCAAGCAATACTACAGAAGCAGATGCAGCTACAGTCGCAACAGTTAAATCAGGCGTTACAGCTCAACTTTATAATTCAAATGGTGCCTGGGTTACTGACCGTGCTTTAGCACAAAACACAAAATGGCGTGTTGGTACTATCAGTAAAATTGCCGGTGTCACAATGTATCAAGTTGCTACGAACGAATATTTGAGAGCTTCAGATTCAGTACTTTCAGGTCAACCACAACAAGCACCTTCATCAAGTCTAGTTGCTACATTGGGTAACAACGGAGCTCCATTGTACTTCTCAGCTACAAAGGGTGACCCAGCTCACTATCAAACACTTGGCGCAAACAGTGCTTGGAGAGTTAGCCATGTTGTTAACAATGGTAAGGATACATTCTATGAAGTTGGTTTGGGCACTTTTGTTAATGCCAAGGATGCTCAATTGAACAAGACACCTTCAAATGTTGAAACAATTGGCTTCGAACCATACCTAGGTTTGAGATAA
- a CDS encoding Lreu_0056 family protein: MAALLTVVTLILTGCSSQNQSKKDTDSPKIKTTTGIKKKHKSQANTANTKKSIVFWDTAKDNQLESFIDQWAPTMKQSYVKYDGTNSLKTSTGTVYPDDLSKVTVQGTNASIGWSKDGSNKYTYNVVAIYNYDGVVPPLPNHITYFFAFQNGEPIVLVDQSRDGTPNLTETENTKVKSSFADIVSGKKVTVSSDTESSSNKPAQLTTDPKLIGVMVHQLAMPGDDVTKEDMLSIYTYKGKYWIGIGSGVSTIGYEINGNTVSYYTRHYDEKESSAEVSYIKHDISLRDLENNYYSTDAQKQTVQYVANKMPAIQEQAD; this comes from the coding sequence TTGGCTGCATTATTAACTGTGGTTACACTTATTTTGACCGGTTGCAGTAGTCAGAATCAGAGTAAAAAGGATACTGATTCACCGAAGATTAAAACGACAACAGGTATCAAGAAGAAGCATAAATCTCAAGCGAATACAGCGAATACTAAAAAATCGATTGTATTTTGGGATACTGCTAAAGATAATCAGCTAGAAAGTTTCATTGATCAATGGGCACCAACTATGAAGCAATCGTATGTTAAGTATGATGGAACCAATTCTTTAAAGACATCAACCGGAACTGTGTATCCCGATGATTTATCTAAGGTCACAGTTCAGGGTACTAACGCATCAATTGGGTGGAGCAAAGATGGTAGTAACAAATACACTTATAACGTTGTAGCAATTTATAACTACGACGGGGTAGTACCACCATTGCCAAACCATATTACGTATTTCTTTGCTTTTCAAAATGGAGAACCAATTGTCTTAGTTGATCAAAGTCGTGACGGAACACCTAATTTGACAGAAACGGAGAATACCAAGGTTAAATCGAGTTTTGCGGATATTGTGTCTGGCAAAAAGGTAACAGTATCTTCTGATACAGAATCTTCCAGTAATAAGCCAGCTCAGCTAACTACTGATCCAAAACTAATTGGAGTCATGGTTCATCAATTAGCAATGCCAGGTGATGATGTTACAAAGGAAGATATGTTGAGTATCTACACTTATAAGGGAAAATATTGGATCGGTATTGGAAGTGGAGTTTCTACCATTGGTTATGAGATTAATGGTAATACCGTCAGCTATTATACGAGACATTACGATGAAAAAGAGTCATCCGCCGAAGTGTCATATATTAAGCACGATATTAGTCTAAGGGATCTTGAAAATAACTATTATTCAACTGATGCTCAGAAACAAACAGTTCAATATGTGGCTAATAAAATGCCCGCAATTCAGGAACAAGCAGATTAG
- a CDS encoding PrsW family glutamic-type intramembrane protease, which yields MADEKETVFCTNCGTENIAKSKFCIKCGKPLETISNDGIEEKAEQPEQKGSILDSATSHLNSWTGGEGAVKVSWKEFFSEVFKSHTEDEAEDIFIAGTNKTTPSLSEISNEKVQPWLFSRILIFMIAAGVLLSVLANLNPNAIGDRVAVDVMTCIAVPMAALVLFFETNVYKNISFYKVGKIMLLGGILAIILTLLMDLFLGDSGELNFSGSLLTGVVEESSKLLIAAYFVQKLKIKRIFNGLLIGAAVGTGFAAFENIQYMFMGNQLASMSDALIRTLYSIATHTEWCAIATAALVIVKGSKNLSTGTFMNAKFLRFFVLVILIHMFWDWNLFYNFRKIVIPALVLITWLTILVLIHAGLREVKELQSAVNNDSISNKGGEDYSN from the coding sequence TTGGCCGATGAAAAGGAGACAGTATTTTGTACTAATTGTGGTACTGAGAATATTGCCAAGTCAAAGTTTTGTATTAAATGTGGGAAACCACTCGAAACAATAAGCAATGATGGTATTGAAGAAAAAGCGGAACAGCCCGAACAAAAAGGTTCGATTCTTGATTCTGCAACGTCCCATTTGAACAGTTGGACTGGTGGAGAAGGAGCTGTCAAAGTCAGTTGGAAAGAATTTTTTAGTGAAGTTTTTAAATCACATACCGAAGATGAGGCAGAGGATATTTTTATTGCGGGTACTAATAAGACCACACCGTCGTTATCTGAAATATCGAATGAGAAAGTTCAGCCTTGGTTATTTTCAAGAATTTTAATATTTATGATAGCGGCTGGAGTTTTGCTTTCAGTGCTTGCCAATTTGAATCCGAATGCAATTGGTGATCGTGTTGCCGTTGATGTAATGACATGTATTGCCGTTCCAATGGCAGCGCTAGTATTATTTTTTGAAACTAATGTTTATAAAAATATTAGTTTTTACAAGGTTGGAAAAATAATGTTGCTTGGTGGTATTTTAGCCATTATTTTGACGCTTTTGATGGACCTTTTTCTTGGCGATAGCGGGGAGCTAAATTTCTCAGGTTCATTATTGACCGGAGTAGTTGAGGAATCATCTAAGTTATTAATTGCTGCTTATTTTGTTCAGAAATTGAAAATCAAAAGAATTTTTAACGGACTGCTAATTGGGGCTGCAGTGGGAACTGGTTTTGCAGCCTTCGAGAATATTCAATATATGTTTATGGGTAACCAATTAGCTTCAATGAGTGATGCGTTAATCAGAACACTTTACTCCATCGCTACACATACAGAGTGGTGTGCCATTGCTACTGCCGCTTTAGTTATTGTGAAAGGTTCTAAGAATTTATCGACAGGTACTTTTATGAATGCAAAGTTTTTAAGGTTCTTTGTTCTAGTTATTCTTATCCATATGTTCTGGGATTGGAATCTATTTTATAACTTTAGGAAGATTGTGATTCCAGCATTAGTTTTGATAACTTGGTTAACGATTCTTGTATTAATTCATGCTGGCTTGCGTGAAGTTAAAGAATTACAGTCAGCAGTTAACAATGACTCTATATCAAATAAAGGAGGTGAGGATTATTCGAATTAG
- a CDS encoding zinc-ribbon domain-containing protein: MHCSNCGAEIPEGAEFCPECGHKVGETVEHEKSKPEINLTPEMKESIKSHVNKKNIFRLILVLAVLIVGFVGYRLLYLPGVVKSEVAKTEFRTANYSVKANVLTKKIMITTENGEIYNLVAASTGNGFLTNPIGAEEQMMKMGKDLPGNWTIQIIQTTRSDAPRIMWQYSDGHESIRYQNSNEYRRAKQAYVEVSERKDATNSEIDSAVSGAVVGGLIGAALGR, translated from the coding sequence ATGCATTGTAGTAATTGTGGAGCTGAGATACCAGAAGGTGCGGAATTTTGCCCAGAGTGTGGTCACAAAGTTGGAGAAACTGTTGAGCATGAGAAATCAAAGCCAGAAATAAATTTAACTCCAGAAATGAAAGAGTCAATCAAGTCGCATGTTAATAAAAAGAATATTTTTCGACTAATTCTTGTATTAGCAGTGTTAATCGTAGGATTTGTAGGATACAGATTACTATATTTACCTGGCGTTGTTAAAAGCGAAGTGGCAAAAACAGAATTTAGAACTGCTAATTATTCAGTTAAGGCTAATGTTTTAACTAAAAAAATCATGATAACAACTGAAAATGGCGAAATTTATAATTTAGTGGCAGCTTCAACTGGGAATGGATTTCTAACTAATCCGATTGGTGCCGAAGAACAGATGATGAAGATGGGTAAGGATTTGCCCGGCAATTGGACGATTCAAATTATTCAGACAACTCGTTCGGATGCCCCAAGGATTATGTGGCAGTATTCAGACGGACACGAGAGCATTCGCTATCAAAATTCAAATGAGTATCGGCGCGCCAAACAAGCATATGTAGAAGTCTCTGAAAGAAAAGATGCAACAAATAGTGAAATCGATTCGGCGGTATCTGGCGCAGTAGTTGGCGGGTTGATTGGTGCCGCGTTAGGTAGATAG
- a CDS encoding helix-turn-helix domain-containing protein, translating to MKNNVGGNIARERHNQNMTQEQLAELSDLTINYLSKIERSFTKKISANTLSKISKALGVTMDSLMDGDDIKSTEKFGPNLRQLTKFLNDLEPEQGEQLSKRLLEVIKLSQKTNK from the coding sequence ATGAAGAATAATGTGGGTGGCAACATCGCCAGAGAACGTCATAATCAAAATATGACGCAAGAGCAACTTGCAGAACTTAGTGATCTGACCATCAATTATTTATCTAAAATTGAACGTAGCTTCACTAAAAAAATAAGCGCTAATACACTCAGTAAGATTTCCAAAGCACTAGGTGTCACCATGGATTCATTAATGGACGGCGACGATATCAAATCTACGGAAAAATTTGGTCCCAACCTTAGACAACTAACTAAGTTTCTGAACGATTTAGAGCCTGAACAAGGAGAACAACTTAGCAAACGATTATTGGAAGTTATTAAATTGAGTCAAAAGACTAATAAATAA
- a CDS encoding HAD family hydrolase, with translation MMNLRDKKFVFFDMDGILIDTEGLYYSARKEILEKYGFPFTKEDNQHYIAKGFPDTKRRLQELAGDPKLGAKIFDESMERYHDKVLAGEVTLKSGTIELLTYLQEHNIARYITSSSTKEILTLNAKNTGITDYFTALISGDDVKNNKPAPDIYLHALDVTHAKPEDALIFEDSNSGIESGLAAKIDVIIVPDLVQPKPKLAKQAVAVLPNLKESIKLFEE, from the coding sequence ATGATGAATCTACGCGATAAAAAGTTTGTCTTCTTCGATATGGACGGAATCCTAATCGACACTGAAGGTTTATATTACTCAGCTCGCAAAGAAATCCTAGAAAAGTACGGCTTCCCATTCACAAAAGAAGATAACCAACACTACATTGCCAAAGGTTTTCCCGATACTAAACGTCGCCTACAAGAATTAGCAGGTGATCCAAAACTGGGCGCAAAAATTTTTGATGAATCAATGGAACGCTACCATGACAAAGTTTTAGCCGGCGAAGTAACACTTAAATCCGGTACGATAGAATTGCTCACATATCTACAAGAACACAACATTGCCCGCTACATCACATCATCTTCCACCAAAGAAATTCTGACGCTCAATGCCAAAAACACAGGTATAACAGACTATTTTACCGCCCTTATCAGTGGTGACGATGTAAAAAATAATAAGCCAGCCCCTGATATTTATTTACACGCGTTAGATGTAACTCACGCCAAACCAGAGGATGCGTTAATCTTCGAAGATTCCAACAGTGGCATCGAATCAGGATTAGCGGCTAAAATCGACGTAATAATTGTCCCTGACCTAGTTCAACCAAAGCCTAAATTGGCAAAACAGGCCGTGGCAGTTCTTCCTAATTTAAAAGAATCAATAAAATTATTTGAGGAATGA